The stretch of DNA TGACCGAGACAGAGATGCCCATCCTCTCCTGGGAGCTCCGCCCCCTCTTATCTCCCCAAAACACCAGCACAAAGATCAGGCCCCCCCACCTCCAACCACGCTCTGGAACCCTGCATCACTCATCGAGACCTCCTCTGACTCTCGACGCACCTTGCACGACCCCCCGAGTCTGGGTCACTACGATATCAGTCGGCTTCCCCTACCCCCCTCCAAACATGAACGGCATTACAACTCTGAAAAGCTGGAAGAGGGATCTCGGAAAAGGGACAGTCTGGATAAATATCCCCCCATCCGGCCCACTGGGTTCTCTGAGCCGAACACTTTCTTAGCAGAGCTGGAAAAATCTACCCAGAGCTTCCTGAATCAGCAGAGGGCACCGCTAAGTCTTTCAGGGCCGTACGGAGAGCTAAGCACAGGCCTGAAGTCCAGCGGGTCTTTTAAGAGCCTCCAGGGGCATTCACGCCTCGCACCGGATGCCATGTTAGTGTATGATGAGTTCCTGCAGCAGCACAGACGAGCTGTCAGCAAACTAGACCTGGAGGAGAGAAGACGCAGAGAAGCCAGAGAGAAAGGTAAGTGGTTAACTGTCAATCATTAAATGCTGAATTTGCTGTCCAGAAAAAATGATTATTACTACAAATTATTGGTTGGGGTTGACGAATATTGTTTATATAGAGAATCTATGGAGCAGGACAGCCAACAGCAGATATTATGCTGACAAGTAATACATTTTAGTGTAAGCAAATAAGATGATATAAATGTAATACAGAAGCAGAAAGCAGACCATTGACAAGGCGTGGTAAATTTTCAGTAGCTTAATACAACAATATTTTTGACTAGCGAACACTTCTTTTAATTGCATGATGAGCCAATGAAAATAATCTTAAAATGGGTATATATCTATAGATTAAGCCCAATGTACACataaaaatgtgaatgtgtGAAATACGCATGAAGTATTGGCGCCTTGAATAGAGCAGACACTGGACAAGGATGGAACTTTCTAGTGTGCATGTGTCGATCACTTGGGTTCGTGCATGTTATCAAATGAGGTATACATTGAAAGGCTACATGTTTGGCGCTAAGCATACGCATCAAAACTGTATTCTTTGGCCTTTATTCTTACTGTTTTTATCCAATAGGACTAGCTGGAATCATTTGATAGTCATTTCTAAGTGTTCATTGATATCTTGTGTAGGTTACTACTACGAGCTGGACGACTCTTATGACGAGAGTGATGAGGAAGAGGTGCGAGCTCATCTTAGGAGGGTCGCTGAACAGCCGCCACTCAAATTAGACGATTCCACCGAGGTAAATCACCACAACATCATGCATGATTACCAGAGTACTGCTTGCAAGTATTTTTCGTTGTGTAGATTTTTGGTTCTTTGAGGATTCCATCACGTTTCACACGACCTTAAAAGCAGTAAAAGCAGTATTTCTTGATTAATATACCTCTCTTCCAACAGAAGGTGGAGTTTCTGCAAATGTTTGACCTGACCACTCTGGCCCGTCGGGAGGAGATGATGGAAGtaaagaggaggaagaggaggcgCATGCTGAGAGAGAGGAGTCCCTCCCCACCAGCTGTTCAGAGCAAGCGGCCAACTTCTGCCCCCCTGATAACCCGCTTTACCCCAGAGGACATGAACAACAGCCCTGAGCTGGAGGACAAGAAACGCTTCCTCACCATCTTCAGCCTCAACCACGTCACACAGCAGCAGAGAAGAGGTACTCATGCAGTTTATCATGTTTATACTGAtgctgtatgtttgtttttttataatacatttctcTGGACATTTTCACAATAGAGCTTACTTCAGAGTCGAATAAGAAAATTTGAAGAAAGGTGGTAGAAGTGTCGATGTGGACCATGTGTGACGCAGCGTTACTTTCGCCACAGAGCTTCTGGCAGTAAACAAACACCAAGATGCTTACACAAGCTGTACCTCTAATGcctgtctgtctctttctcttttccttCCTGTGTTTCAGATAATGAGAGAGTTGAGGAATTGTTGCAGGCCATAAAACAGAAGAGTGTGACTCTAGACAGCATCAGACACAATCCTCACCCACTGTGCAGGAGCCCTGCAGCCCCATACTTGGGTCAGTTTGCACTCCTCTTCGTTCACACATGCGTTTGTGTGCACGTGTTTGTCCACACAGTAACTCTTGTCCACACAGTGACTCTTGTGTCAGCACACACTGTGGTGTGTCATCAGTGTGTGAAAGCAGTTGACAGCGGCAGATGTTCTTCACTGTCTGTTTTTTCAGCTCATTACCATGACACATACTGAGTATTTCACTTTGTGGATGAACCTCAGGAGATGTGCTGTATGGTAACATGCATACTTTCAAATCCATCTCTGTGCACAGTATCTATGGTATACTGTCAGGGATGGACCAAAAACACATTATGATAACATGTTAATTGCCTGAAATAGATTTCAGAATATTTTCCAAGTCcaataaaaatatgcaaatgtacttcacttttaattttgtgattatgGTGGCATTTTGAGTGGTACAGTTGGTTAGAGGGGGCCAGTGATACTGATACCAATACACAAGTGGAattctgacttgtgatgcagcctagaattaaagggttagttcacccaaaaatgaaaattaaaaaatgaaatttactcaccctcaagccatccttggtatatatgaatttcttctttcagccaaacacaatcagagttatattaaaaaaatatcctggctcttcccagctttataatgggagtgaatggcaACCCAAATAGtagcccaaaaaagcgcattCATCCAtcttaaaagtaatccatacggctccaggatgttaataaaggctttctgaagcggAGCGAtacgtttttgtaagaaaaatatccatatttataactttatcgACTAGAATCACTAGCTTCCATACACGAGTTCCGGCAGAAGagtgatcttttgacatattgACCCGACGCATTGAcgtacatcctacgtcatacgcGTCAACACGCGGACAGATgttaccggaagctagtgattacagcttataaagttataattatggatatttttcttaaactcattgcttcgcttcagaggcctttattaaccccctggagttgtatggattacttttatgatggatggctGCGCTTTTTTGGGATTCAAAATctcagttactattcactcccattataaagctgggaaCAGCcgggatattttttttaatataactctgattgtgtttggctgaaagaagaaagtcatatatgcCTAGGATGgctggagggtgagtaaattatgagataattttcatttttggtttaactaatcctttaaaccacaccatgttgttttatttggccagaggagaactggttccctgactgagcctggtttctcccaaggttatttttctccattctatcacctgatggagtttgggttctttGCCACTattgcctctggcttgcttagttggggacatttaattttcaaaactattattgatctgactgcACTGACAATATTAGATGAGAACTGAAATGAGCTGGGCAATGACAACagttttctgcagagctgctttatagccgaattgaattttaatttaatagttAATGATCTTTACACTGAAACTGaattcaacactgaactgactttagctgaacaatgacactttttttctttttagagctgcctTACAGCCGAATTGAAGTATGTTGCATTATTGAATCATCCTGTTTatccctgtaaagctgctttaaaacaatctattgtataaaccgctataaaaataaaggtgacttgacttgacagttTATCTCCACACTGTACAGAGATGATTAGAGGGCAACACACAGGATACTCTTTGTGTTCAAAAACATGACATGCAgtttaatatttgacatttgatatttgagctgtaaagttgTTCAAATCCTTTTGAGGTGGATGAACAACAATCATTCTTGtgatatatactataatatGATATTCCTTCAGTCCATTCTGGTCAAGATTTGATGTTTTGCTATGTTCATGACCAgcatgcaaactttttttttttttttttgcagaccCATCATCTCAGTCTCCAGTCCAATCCGAAGAGCTGCTGAATGGACGGCCCCCCAGTCCTTCCCCATCTGTGTCCGTGCCCCAGCCCCCAGCGGACCCCCTGTCCATCTCGGATCAGCACCGATCCCTCTCTGATCCCTTGAGACCGAAAGACTCTTCCTTCCCTGCTGCATTACCTGACAAAGGTCAAGCCAATGACAGCATCCCTGGCAAGAGCTCTAGTCTGCTGAACAGTGTTCGACAGCCCCCATTCACTAAAGAGAGTTCTGTTAGTGTCAATGGAAAGACCAAACCCTGGGAGAGCTTTATTGCAGAGGAGTTTGCCCAGCAGTTCCATGAATCAGTACTGCAGTCCACCCAAAAAGCCCTTCAGAAGAGTAAAGGTAGTTATCAATTCAAATTGTCTTTTAGATTCTGCTATTTCATTACTTACTCAACACTAACTCTTCACACAAACAGTGTCTTGGTATCTGTTCACAGCAAGAGCAACGCAACAAATGACATGAACTGTATGTAGTTACGTTTTAGTGATCAATAAAATGTAACAGATGTCCTGTCATGGTATTGGAACAAAATCTGAagctgcatatatatatatatatatatatatatatatatatatatatatatatatatatatatatatatataggcgaGCGTCTGCATCgggcacatttttttttttacatgacgcAAAACCCAGCATACCCGGTTAAAAAAGTCACGCTCAAAGAGTTCAGAGAAGAGTTCAAAAATGTGCACTGTTGtgtctccaggaacaggattgagAAAAAACTGTTAGTAATGTGGCTCAATTCTCAGAGAACATTTTGCATATATGTAAACAGGTTTAGGAGCAGAGCTTTAGGATTCATTTCAAGATCTTGTGGTGCTCAGTGTGAACAGGTCTATCTTCTGAACAACTTCTGAATCAAAACTTCTCTTTCTCTATCAGGTGGTACCTTGGTCATGTCAGAACAGAACCATGCAGTGGATTCATCCGTGCATTATAACATTCCTGAGCTCCAGAGCACACCAGGCCGGTCCAAGCCCTACCCACACCCTCCCTCATCTCAGCCCAATGGACAGCACTGCCCCTCACAGCCCTCCCACCAGGAGATCTCTGCCGAGGAGtctgaggaagaggatgaggaagatgacACTGAGGAGGATGAGCCCTCCACGTCCAGGTGGCAGGGTATTGAAGCCATCTATGAAGCTTATCAAGAGTACACAGAAGGTAAGATGTGTGGTCTCTTGGGTACCACTCGGTACTGTTGCATGATGGATATCACAGTTCTTGTCAGCAGAGGAACAGCTCAGCAAATTCCTAAGTTGTGGTGTGCTGGTGTATGTGATGCCAAGGGACTATTTGACCCAGTTGTCTTTCACATGAACAGTGTGTGTAGAGGTCTCTGCAAATGAGAATGCAGGACACTTCCTCACGCTTACCTTTCCCTGTATCTTTCACTCTGTCTCTAGAGCAAAGCATTGAGCGACAGGTTCTCCACAGTCAGTGCAGACGGCTGGAGGTGCATCACTATAATCTCAGTGTAACTGCTGAACAGCTCTCACACTCAATGGGGGTAAGAAACACACAAAcgctaaatgatgttttattaacaaagtttgggaggaacacattcaaatgatctaACTAATCATCACATCACTCCAACAAAGCAGTCAGCAATCAgcatatctacccaatcagcatgagtggaGACCTTTATATATACGCAGTAGGCTCACCTATGTTTCTCGACAGatttcagcatccctccaccaccccgtctcctcacactcGCCTGCTTACTTTCCTAACCAGAAAtatggggggagtactctgggttcaggccaaataccgagctcggagccctctcctcggacagcacgtCAAATGCGCATACTATTACTATCTGATACGCATACTATTaactatctgattatttgtaagtgtgaacttgtgaaccTCTCTTTGACTTAATTTTTACCTGAtattaaaatttgttttcaGTGGACAGCCTAGACACATTACTATTTCCATTTGAAATTAACATGCATTCCACATGTCTCCTGTGACCAATTGTGGTTGGATTTCATCAAGAAACTCCCCTCTTATTTCTTCACACTCTACGTCACTTTCACGGGAGCGTTGAGTGCGTTGCacaaatattattgaataaacaTACCCATGTTACACAGCAAGGAAGTGAACGAAAAGGAATCTGTGTTGTTGTACATCCGATACgatcacaaaaaaattgtgttAATGCCATGTGTAAACGGAGTCTTTGaataaagtttgtaatgttaatATCTGTGATCAAACTTTGATCAATCTGGAATTTTCTAGTAactctgaagaccttgattagcttgcaCAATACCCTAGTctttgattagggttgaagtTAAACTTTGCAGGGTAGTGGCCCTCCTGGGTTGGATTTGTTGAACCCTGTTCTACATTATGTTCTTACAGCTTGTGGTACTATAGatcaggggttctcaactctggccctcgaggtccactttcctgcagagtttagctccaaccctaatcaaacacacctgaacaagttAGTCtgatgtcttcaggattactacaGTGTTACTGACATGTGAGTTTGATCAAGTTTGGAGCTAAACCCTGCAGGAAATTGGACATCAAGGGCCGGAGCTGAGAACCCCTGCTATAGATTTATACTTGTTTATACTGCACACTATTCTACTATCCTCTACATTAGTGTATTTCAGGGTTAGAAATTAAAAGGAgtttggggcaaaaatgcccctgcaCAATTAAACGATCTATTACAGCTGTTGTAAATAAAGCGGAATATGAAAATGAGGGAAATACATTGATTGTGGCATTACATTTAGAATCGCTCATGTAGGATCagattatttttacttttttttttttttttttttcaacattgagcATTACCACCAATCACACGTTTCTGTTGAGCTTGTAGGCTCTCATCAAAGTAAAGTAAACAACAAAGTACAGACACAATTAAGAGATTCATTTTCTAATGCGTAAAAagcaataaacattttaagCCATAAAATTCATAAACGTTCTTGTCTGTGAAGCCAGAACATGTGTCATTTTCCCAAACATAAAAACGTGTTCTATGTATTCTAATAATCAACATTAATAATCGACAATAATGATTTGGTCATACTATTGCTGCCCTACCCTGTAATGAGttcctgtttttaattttataatgtcttATAGTTAACGTGTGCATTTTGTGTGTAGGAGCTAATGGCTCAGAAGCAGAAGCTGGCGGCCGAGAGGGAGAACCTACAGGCAGAGCTGGAGCACTTTAAGAAGTGCCTGACGCTGCCTCAAAGCCCCTGGTCTAGGGTTCACTTCAAGGGCTATCCACCCAGGTGACATCCTTCGGCACCACCAACCACCCACTTAGACCACCCCCCACATCCCTCCCAATCccccaaacccagactcatgcTCCGTCCATTCGGAGAGCCTAAAGAGAGATAGTGAGGAACAGAAGATCTGGCCCACAAATTTGCCATCCACTGACCTCCCCTCCGACATCATCCTGTGAGCGAAATCACACATGAATAGACATCAAAGCCTCCGAATGCATCTAATTCACAGAGAATGCCATACCACTCATTGAGAAAGAAGAACGCAGTTGAAACACAGCTCCGCCCACCTGCCATCTCTTTCCCATGGAGGTCATGCCTAGAAATGCACTTAAAGACAAAAA from Ctenopharyngodon idella isolate HZGC_01 chromosome 18, HZGC01, whole genome shotgun sequence encodes:
- the gse1b gene encoding genetic suppressor element 1 isoform X5, translated to MSHEPKSPSLGMISTATRTTATVSPLTPSPLNGSIVPNGSPASQSAHSGFAAALRKLAKQAEEPRAGSSISSESSPVSSPATNHSSPVSTPKRGPMGPVIVPPGGHSVPSTPPVVTIAPTKTVNGLWRSESRPVREAEPGPRGLSRDRLSSEAASTQEKGGPTVPAHLIGNPYAFGLTPASVMQDSRFQPLNLPRQMPHAVPPTSVPEEYLRGFRPYTTAEELRMPSLPLGLDPATAAAAAAYYHPGYLPHPSFSHYRMDDPFCLSALRSPFYPLPTGGALPPLHPSAVHMHLPGVRYPGDLSHPSLSSLQSERLQMEDELRQRERERGKEREREAEREKEREREREREKELEREREREREREKEREREREMERQKERAAREKAVESHYLAELHGLRGPPDDRAKPADRITTNRPDKTKEPILTTPKPIQPGLHHSLNSTHHPVPSLVSAHGMYLGPGGAGPAGLTAATMLQRTNEEERWLARQRKLRQEKEDRQYQVSEFRQQVLEQHLDLGRQGEIADLHIEGHRPVPNHHEPNSRDRDRDRDAHPLLGAPPPLISPKHQHKDQAPPPPTTLWNPASLIETSSDSRRTLHDPPSLGHYDISRLPLPPSKHERHYNSEKLEEGSRKRDSLDKYPPIRPTGFSEPNTFLAELEKSTQSFLNQQRAPLSLSGPYGELSTGLKSSGSFKSLQGHSRLAPDAMLVYDEFLQQHRRAVSKLDLEERRRREAREKGYYYELDDSYDESDEEEVRAHLRRVAEQPPLKLDDSTEKVEFLQMFDLTTLARREEMMEVKRRKRRRMLRERSPSPPAVQSKRPTSAPLITRFTPEDMNNSPELEDKKRFLTIFSLNHVTQQQRRDNERVEELLQAIKQKSVTLDSIRHNPHPLCRSPAAPYLDPSSQSPVQSEELLNGRPPSPSPSVSVPQPPADPLSISDQHRSLSDPLRPKDSSFPAALPDKGQANDSIPGKSSSLLNSVRQPPFTKESSVSVNGKTKPWESFIAEEFAQQFHESVLQSTQKALQKSKGGTLVMSEQNHAVDSSVHYNIPELQSTPGRSKPYPHPPSSQPNGQHCPSQPSHQEISAEESEEEDEEDDTEEDEPSTSRWQGIEAIYEAYQEYTEEQSIERQVLHSQCRRLEVHHYNLSVTAEQLSHSMGELMAQKQKLAAERENLQAELEHFKKCLTLPQSPWSRVHFKGYPPR
- the gse1b gene encoding genetic suppressor element 1 isoform X3; this encodes MTSVTSPLCSLKVEKADSSVTSMSHEPKSPSLGMISTATRTTATVSPLTPSPLNGSIVPNGSPASQSAHSGFAAALRKLAKQAEEPRAGSSISSESSPVSSPATNHSSPVSTPKRGPMGPVIVPPGGHSVPSTPPVVTIAPTKTVNGLWRSESRPVREAEPGPRGLSRDRLSSEAASTQEKGGPTVPAHLIGNPYAFGLTPASVMQDSRFQPLNLPRQMPHAVPPTSVPEEYLRGFRPYTTAEELRMPSLPLGLDPATAAAAAAYYHPGYLPHPSFSHYRMDDPFCLSALRSPFYPLPTGGALPPLHPSAVHMHLPGVRYPGDLSHPSLSSLQSERLQMEDELRQRERERGKEREREAEREKEREREREREKELEREREREREREKEREREREMERQKERAAREKAVESHYLAELHGLRGPPDDRAKPADRITTNRPDKTKEPILTTPKPIQPGLHHSLNSTHHPVPSLVSAHGMYLGPGGAGPAGLTAATMLQRTNEEERWLARQRKLRQEKEDRQYQVSEFRQQVLEQHLDLGRQGEIADLHIEGHRPVPNHHEPNSRDRDRDRDAHPLLGAPPPLISPKHQHKDQAPPPPTTLWNPASLIETSSDSRRTLHDPPSLGHYDISRLPLPPSKHERHYNSEKLEEGSRKRDSLDKYPPIRPTGFSEPNTFLAELEKSTQSFLNQQRAPLSLSGPYGELSTGLKSSGSFKSLQGHSRLAPDAMLVYDEFLQQHRRAVSKLDLEERRRREAREKGYYYELDDSYDESDEEEVRAHLRRVAEQPPLKLDDSTEKVEFLQMFDLTTLARREEMMEVKRRKRRRMLRERSPSPPAVQSKRPTSAPLITRFTPEDMNNSPELEDKKRFLTIFSLNHVTQQQRRDNERVEELLQAIKQKSVTLDSIRHNPHPLCRSPAAPYLDPSSQSPVQSEELLNGRPPSPSPSVSVPQPPADPLSISDQHRSLSDPLRPKDSSFPAALPDKGQANDSIPGKSSSLLNSVRQPPFTKESSVSVNGKTKPWESFIAEEFAQQFHESVLQSTQKALQKSKGGTLVMSEQNHAVDSSVHYNIPELQSTPGRSKPYPHPPSSQPNGQHCPSQPSHQEISAEESEEEDEEDDTEEDEPSTSRWQGIEAIYEAYQEYTEEQSIERQVLHSQCRRLEVHHYNLSVTAEQLSHSMGELMAQKQKLAAERENLQAELEHFKKCLTLPQSPWSRVHFKGYPPR
- the gse1b gene encoding genetic suppressor element 1 isoform X4 translates to MFGLKAPLYYLPGMSHEPKSPSLGMISTATRTTATVSPLTPSPLNGSIVPNGSPASQSAHSGFAAALRKLAKQAEEPRAGSSISSESSPVSSPATNHSSPVSTPKRGPMGPVIVPPGGHSVPSTPPVVTIAPTKTVNGLWRSESRPVREAEPGPRGLSRDRLSSEAASTQEKGGPTVPAHLIGNPYAFGLTPASVMQDSRFQPLNLPRQMPHAVPPTSVPEEYLRGFRPYTTAEELRMPSLPLGLDPATAAAAAAYYHPGYLPHPSFSHYRMDDPFCLSALRSPFYPLPTGGALPPLHPSAVHMHLPGVRYPGDLSHPSLSSLQSERLQMEDELRQRERERGKEREREAEREKEREREREREKELEREREREREREKEREREREMERQKERAAREKAVESHYLAELHGLRGPPDDRAKPADRITTNRPDKTKEPILTTPKPIQPGLHHSLNSTHHPVPSLVSAHGMYLGPGGAGPAGLTAATMLQRTNEEERWLARQRKLRQEKEDRQYQVSEFRQQVLEQHLDLGRQGEIADLHIEGHRPVPNHHEPNSRDRDRDRDAHPLLGAPPPLISPKHQHKDQAPPPPTTLWNPASLIETSSDSRRTLHDPPSLGHYDISRLPLPPSKHERHYNSEKLEEGSRKRDSLDKYPPIRPTGFSEPNTFLAELEKSTQSFLNQQRAPLSLSGPYGELSTGLKSSGSFKSLQGHSRLAPDAMLVYDEFLQQHRRAVSKLDLEERRRREAREKGYYYELDDSYDESDEEEVRAHLRRVAEQPPLKLDDSTEKVEFLQMFDLTTLARREEMMEVKRRKRRRMLRERSPSPPAVQSKRPTSAPLITRFTPEDMNNSPELEDKKRFLTIFSLNHVTQQQRRDNERVEELLQAIKQKSVTLDSIRHNPHPLCRSPAAPYLDPSSQSPVQSEELLNGRPPSPSPSVSVPQPPADPLSISDQHRSLSDPLRPKDSSFPAALPDKGQANDSIPGKSSSLLNSVRQPPFTKESSVSVNGKTKPWESFIAEEFAQQFHESVLQSTQKALQKSKGGTLVMSEQNHAVDSSVHYNIPELQSTPGRSKPYPHPPSSQPNGQHCPSQPSHQEISAEESEEEDEEDDTEEDEPSTSRWQGIEAIYEAYQEYTEEQSIERQVLHSQCRRLEVHHYNLSVTAEQLSHSMGELMAQKQKLAAERENLQAELEHFKKCLTLPQSPWSRVHFKGYPPR
- the gse1b gene encoding genetic suppressor element 1 isoform X6, with the protein product MGPVIVPPGGHSVPSTPPVVTIAPTKTVNGLWRSESRPVREAEPGPRGLSRDRLSSEAASTQEKGGPTVPAHLIGNPYAFGLTPASVMQDSRFQPLNLPRQMPHAVPPTSVPEEYLRGFRPYTTAEELRMPSLPLGLDPATAAAAAAYYHPGYLPHPSFSHYRMDDPFCLSALRSPFYPLPTGGALPPLHPSAVHMHLPGVRYPGDLSHPSLSSLQSERLQMEDELRQRERERGKEREREAEREKEREREREREKELEREREREREREKEREREREMERQKERAAREKAVESHYLAELHGLRGPPDDRAKPADRITTNRPDKTKEPILTTPKPIQPGLHHSLNSTHHPVPSLVSAHGMYLGPGGAGPAGLTAATMLQRTNEEERWLARQRKLRQEKEDRQYQVSEFRQQVLEQHLDLGRQGEIADLHIEGHRPVPNHHEPNSRDRDRDRDAHPLLGAPPPLISPKHQHKDQAPPPPTTLWNPASLIETSSDSRRTLHDPPSLGHYDISRLPLPPSKHERHYNSEKLEEGSRKRDSLDKYPPIRPTGFSEPNTFLAELEKSTQSFLNQQRAPLSLSGPYGELSTGLKSSGSFKSLQGHSRLAPDAMLVYDEFLQQHRRAVSKLDLEERRRREAREKGYYYELDDSYDESDEEEVRAHLRRVAEQPPLKLDDSTEKVEFLQMFDLTTLARREEMMEVKRRKRRRMLRERSPSPPAVQSKRPTSAPLITRFTPEDMNNSPELEDKKRFLTIFSLNHVTQQQRRDNERVEELLQAIKQKSVTLDSIRHNPHPLCRSPAAPYLDPSSQSPVQSEELLNGRPPSPSPSVSVPQPPADPLSISDQHRSLSDPLRPKDSSFPAALPDKGQANDSIPGKSSSLLNSVRQPPFTKESSVSVNGKTKPWESFIAEEFAQQFHESVLQSTQKALQKSKGGTLVMSEQNHAVDSSVHYNIPELQSTPGRSKPYPHPPSSQPNGQHCPSQPSHQEISAEESEEEDEEDDTEEDEPSTSRWQGIEAIYEAYQEYTEEQSIERQVLHSQCRRLEVHHYNLSVTAEQLSHSMGELMAQKQKLAAERENLQAELEHFKKCLTLPQSPWSRVHFKGYPPR